In a genomic window of Muntiacus reevesi chromosome 1, mMunRee1.1, whole genome shotgun sequence:
- the LOC136157274 gene encoding transmembrane emp24 domain-containing protein 9-like: MIGAYQIGYNWDLPGGAQRPSGSPGKVAGACGTRGPGPRAGPGLGWSRARAAGLALPLLLGQLLALAGGGGAFYLEVRELEEKCFIQEIPDGTVVIGNYKTELYDPAMEKYQPSPQWINLFVFVKDPENKNLLARQYGPRGSFTFTSQSPGEHQVCLHLKSIRFALFYDGKLAIHLDMQLGEHTNDYMELEANDKLTLLHLRIQQLVEQVEKIQKEQEYQRWREERFRQTSESTNQRVLWWSILQTLILVATGIWQMQHLKSFFKAKKLV; encoded by the exons GCGGGGCGCAGAGGCCCTCCGGCTCGCCTGGGAAAGTGGCGGGGGCCTGCGGGACACGAGGCCCTGGGCCCCGGGCCGGTCCCGGGCTGGGATGGAGCCGAGCGAGGGCAGCCGGATTGGCCCTGCCGCTGCTGCTGGGGCAGCTGCTGGCGCTGGCGGGCGGCGGAGGAGCCTTCTACCTCGAGGTCCGTGAGCTGGAGGAGAAGTGCTTCATTCAGGAGATCCCTGATGGCACCGTGGTCATAG GTAACTACAAGACCGAGCTATACGACCCTGCTATGGAAAAGTACCAGCCCTCCCCGCAGTGGATCAATTTGTTCGTGTTTGTAAAGGACCCTGAGAACAAG AATCTGCTGGCCCGCCAATATGGCCCTCGGGGCAGCTTCACCTTCACCTCCCAGTCTCCAGGAGAGCACCAGGTCTGCCTTCACCTCAAGTCCATCCGGTTCGCCCTCTTCTATGATGGTAAACTG GCCATTCACTTGGACATGCAGTTGGGTGAACACACCAATGATTATATGGAACTTGAGGCCAATGACAAGCTGACCCTGCTGCATCTGCGGATACAGCAGCTGGTGGAGCAGGTTGAGAAGATCCAGAAGGAACAGGAATACCAGAGG TGGCGAGAGGAGCGCTTCCGGCAGACCAGTGAGAGCACCAATCAGAGGGTGCTGTGGTGGTCCATCCTGCAGACCCTCATCCTTGTGGCTACCGGCATCTGGCAGATGCAGCACCTCAAGAGCTTCTTTAAAGCCAAGAAATTGGTGTAG